Within the Catalinimonas niigatensis genome, the region TCTTCAATATATGCCTGTGCAGCTGAATCCTGATAGCTGAGCTTGTTTTCTTCCAGCCACTGGCCAATATGTGCTCTAATTTCCTCTGATTTTTCGCGAGAATTATCATCCACAAAGGTAGAACCAAAGTTGATTTGTATCACACCGCCATTTTCTGCCAAAGCCAAAAGCATATCATCATTCATATTACGCTCAAAACCAGGAACAAACTCACGGCAGGAGGAGTGCGATGCGATGACCGGGGCTTTGCTCAGCTTCATCACATCGTAAAAGGTACTGTCAGAGATATGAGAGACATCAACCATGATACCTACTTTATTCATTTCCTGTACTACTTCTTCACCAAAAGGGCTTAGGCCATTCCAAACCCTGACGGAGTCGTAAGAAGAATCGCAAATCTGATTTACTTTGCTGTGGGTGAGGGTAATGTAGCGGATGCCACGATCGTAGAAGTATTTTACATTAGCCAGATCATCTCCGATAGGAGCGCCATTTTCCATTCCCATGGGTAAGGCAATCAGCCCTTTTTCAAAATGTGATTCTACTTCTTCAGGTGAAGTAGCTATGGCAAATTTATCCGGATACTTTTCGGTAATCTCTTCTACCAAGGTAATGAGCGAATCAGCTAGCGCTTTGGCCCGGTTTTTTTCGCCTTCCAATAAATTGCCGTATTCGTGGTCAAATCCTGCCTGATAGGAAGCAGGAATATAAATAGACATAAAAGGCGCATCCAGCCCACCTTCTTTGGCCTTTACGTAATCAAAATCACCCTCGGTTTCTACTGAAGGATCTACAAATTCACGTTCCAGCCTGAAGTTGGCAATTTTCATACGGTAAGGTAGGTCTATGTGTCCATCTACGATAATGTATTTCTTGGACAACGCTAGCGCCTGTTCTTCCACATTTACTTCAGTATCCTGCTGCTGGGCTTCTGTATTACATGCTGTAATCAGCGCTGTTGTGAAAATGGAAAATAATAATAAGGATAGGTAAGAGTTTTTCATGATAGCTGACTTGATGGTGAAGTATTCTCAATTTTATTGAAAATACTTTATAAAAAGAAGGTGAATGATAAGAACTTAAGAATATTATTTCAAAAAGTATAGCTTTTACTTATACCATTGCGCATATTTTATATAGTTCAGTGCTATCCTTTCCATCATGGCCCTATTCTCAGGTCCTACGGCTTTTATCTTTTTGGCCGGGACACCTGCATAAATGCTATTGGCTTCAACGATAGTATTTTCAAGTACTACTGCCCCTGCCGCTACCATAGCGCCACTTTCCACCACCGCATGATCCATGACAATAGCGCCCATGCCAATCATCACCTTATCTTCCAGCGTACATCCGTGGACTATAGCACGGTGTCCAATGGTGACATGATTTCCAATATGCGTAGCTGCCTTTTCATAGGTGCAGTGAATGACCGCTCCATCCTGTATATTGGTATGGTGGCCTACTTTAATTTCGTTGACGTCAGCCCTTACTATTGCGTTGAACCATACACTACAAAAATCACCCATACTGAGTTGCCCAACCACTGTGGCATTTTCAGCGATAAAACATTCCTCACCCCAGCTTGGAGTAAACCCTCTTACTGATATAATGTGTGCCATATTGCAAAAATAAAAAAACCGCCCAAATGAGCGGTCTTTCTAGCTTAGGTGATCAGGAAGTTTAGACTAATGTATAGGGGTTAACTTTGAGAAATCAACACTATTGGCATTGGTTGGCTCCAGAAGGAAGATTACGTCATCATAATCTTTGTCCCCACCGGGCAGACGGATATCTTCAAACGAAAGAATTCCTATTTTGTGCTCTTCTGCTCTAAGCAGCAAACTTGCCTGCTGATATCGTTTAGGACGATCCTTGTTTAAGCGCTTGGTGGTGAAGTGGGTATACTGACCGGCAGTAACCTCTGTCCCGTTCCAACCTTTTGTTACTAGAAAGAAACCTATTGCACTTCCTGCTTTCAGATCGTTCAGACAAACCTTGTCCCCTTTGCTTAGGTTGCCACCACTTCCTTTTGCGGATGCATTGGGATATAAGATGGTCATATTTTTAATTTCTTCTCTTGAGTTAGGAGGATTCTGAGGGTCATAGATATAGTAGCCCAAAGTATTCTGATACAGCGTAGCCTCACTGTAAAAAGTGATTTTCAGGTCTGTATCTTCCTCAATAAAGAGGTCGGTAACTACGCCATCTGCGAAATAAGCTGGTTTTCTATCTATGAGATTTGCTGTTTCTATGAAATTATTGATCATTAGATTTTCCAGATTCTCATCTACTTCAGTAGCCCTTTCACAGAGATTTTTTGGCGTACCTTCCTCATCCCATTCATCACCCGGAATATAGTCCCCCTCTCCGGGATTGTAAACTACAATCTCAATGATCTTCAATCCTCCGGCACCAGTAGCGACAAACATCACTGGGCCGCGGCTTTCTACATAGTTGGCAGAAGCCTGGAAGCTCACACTACCCAAAAGTGCTGTGCTGTTGGTATGTTGTGTTGACAAATACATCCCGGCAGCTCCATTGGCAGAAAAGATTTTTTCTTCATTAACAGAGACACCATTGGTAACGATCATCTCCTGATCTATACCTTCCATAATGGGTAGACCCATGACAGAAAGGAGCTCACCATTACTGAAATTAAGGATTTTTAAACCTTCTTTACCGGCAGGTACAAATATCTTATCATTGGTGATGTTTAGTATGGATTTGGATTCAGGTGTATTAGCTCCTCCTACTGTAAATCCATTCACATAACTATGATCTGATGTGCGGTACACTTTTACTCTGGCAGGTGTACCCTGCATCACAGCATAATATTCATCATTAAAGGCAATAGAGCGGGCATCATCCATACCAGTAGAAGAGACCTCTTCCAGTGTTTCCTTATCCAAAACAGTAATACCTCCATGTGAGCCTGAAGTGACATAGATATAATTGCCATGTACTTTTACATCAGTAGCTGTATAGCTGGAAATATCTATCATTTGATTTTCACTTCCTTCTTCTGAAGGATAATGTACGATTTCCAGAACGGCATTGGAGTTCAAGCCAAAATCGTCTACGTTTTTAGTTGCTCCAGCCAGATAAATTTTACCATCTTCATAAAAGATAGAACTGTAATCGGTATCTTCTACGATCATCTGGAAAATCAGAGAAGGTGCTTTAATATTACTGATATCAAATACTTCTACGCCTCCCATATATTCCGGACCTTCAGTATTGTAGCTCACAAAAGCTTTGTCGCCCTCAATAAATACATGGGAAGCTCTCAGGGCATTACCTTGAACATCAGGTGGATTTACCTCTGCTCTCATGATGAGGACATAATCTGAACTGGCAGGTTCTATATTATTAAGTCTTGCGTTATTCTGAAACGCATCTACTGGCGCATCATACAAAGAAAGCATTTCTTCATATTCAGGAATGCGGACTCGTCTGTTTAAATCACTCTTATCACTATTGATACTGATTCTTTGCTGAGCCTGAGGTATTTCAAAAGGGTCTTCATTGCAAGAGTTGAATACTAATAGTGTTAGTATCAACAGTAGCTGTATTTTGTGACTGATATGTTGCAACTTGTTCATGTGATTGAATATTTACTATGACAATCATGTTATTCATCACAAATGTAATAATTTATATATTAAATATAAAATTTTATGAATAAAATATAATTTAAACCTTATTGATTTATTGAAAAAGATAATTAAATGAAAAATGTGAAGAAAAGGAAAATGATGGAAAATTGCTGCTAAAAGACGTATTTATTAACTTCTAGCCTCATTGAGCTCTGAAATTGGCTCATAAATATGTATAGTGAATACCATATCTTACAAATGATGAAATCAGGCATAAAAAGAAGAAAATTCATACAAAACACCTCTCTACTGCTAAGTACTGCAGGTTTTACGACCCTTTCCACCATGATACAGGACGACAAACCCCGTGATCCAGAGCCTCCCTTTTCAGGAGAAGAGATATACCTTTGGGATGAAGGTTCTCCCAATAACGGTAGTCATGCAGACTACCGGCCTAAAATCAGGTTATATTATCCTTCTCTAAGGCAGAACCTTTATGAGAACAGGAAATTTCCAGTGGTACTTATCTGTCCGGGAGGAGGATATGTAAGGCAGGCGCATCATGAAGGGCAACCTTTTGCTCAGTTGTTTGCTATGCATGGCATTGTAGGAGCGGTGTTAACTTACAGAGTACACCCTGACTTACATCCAGGGGCATACGCAGATGCAGCCAGAGCCATGCGTTTGCTAAGATCCAGAGCAGAAAAATATCAGTTGGATGCAGAGAGAGTAGGTATTATGGGTTTTAGTGCTGGAGGGCATCTGGCCTCTATGATAGCAACACAACCAGCATTGTATGAAGAATCTGAGGATGATCTGACAGAGCAATTTTCTGCCCGCCCCGACAAAGTAATTTTAGGTTATCCGGTAATTTCATTTTCAGAATATGCCCATGAGGGCTCGGTTAAAGCGCAATTGGGTAATCAGCCTGATCCGCAAATGCGCGAGCAGCTTTCCAACCAAAAAAGAGTTACTAAAGATACTCCTCCAGTCTTTCTTTTTCATGCGGCAGATGATCAGGGAGTACCGGTACAAAATAGTCTGATGTATGCCAGCGCCTGTCTGGAGCATGAAGTTCCGGTAGAACTGCATGTTTTTCCCAAAGGAGGACACGGTATGGGCATGGCTTTAGAGAATCCTAGCCTGAGCATCTGGTCAGAAAACCTGATGAACTGGATGGGGGATTGGAAGTTGGGATAAATAAACTGAATTAATTGAGATGAATTTTATCAAAGATCACAAAAAACAAAAGCCTTGTACAGGATCATCCTGTCTTAGGCTTCTGTTTTAGTGCGCACGAGAAGATTCGAACATCTCTCGCTAACTTGCTAATTTACAGCCTCATTGCAGAGCATATCGTGCAGGGGTCACTGAACTAGAGAATACTTTAGGTAAACTCTCAGCTAGAAAATCAATGACCTCATCCTTTCCCGACGTTACATTCTTCAGTAAAATTTGTAAGTACTCCTTATCTCTTTTTAATTCTTCAATAAGAGTTCTCATCATTTTTTTCTCAATGTCTTCTCCAAACGTACCATTATCTTGAGGCTTATTAGAAATGGATTCTAACTCATAATCAGATTCACTACCACCCTTGATAAGCCAATCTACTGTTACGTTTAACTTATCACTTAATTTTATTAGTATATCAATACTTGGTTTACTTTTACCAGTTTCATAGTTTCCTACGCCACCAGTAGTAATTCCTAGTGTTTGAGCTAGTTTTTCCTG harbors:
- a CDS encoding dipeptidase yields the protein MKNSYLSLLLFSIFTTALITACNTEAQQQDTEVNVEEQALALSKKYIIVDGHIDLPYRMKIANFRLEREFVDPSVETEGDFDYVKAKEGGLDAPFMSIYIPASYQAGFDHEYGNLLEGEKNRAKALADSLITLVEEITEKYPDKFAIATSPEEVESHFEKGLIALPMGMENGAPIGDDLANVKYFYDRGIRYITLTHSKVNQICDSSYDSVRVWNGLSPFGEEVVQEMNKVGIMVDVSHISDSTFYDVMKLSKAPVIASHSSCREFVPGFERNMNDDMLLALAENGGVIQINFGSTFVDDNSREKSEEIRAHIGQWLEENKLSYQDSAAQAYIEEYMKANPAYSTVKKVADHVDHVVQLVGVDYVGFGSDFDGVGDTLPTGLKDASDYPNLIAELLQRGYSEEDIEKICYKNVFRVWQEVQNVAEELS
- a CDS encoding gamma carbonic anhydrase family protein, producing MAHIISVRGFTPSWGEECFIAENATVVGQLSMGDFCSVWFNAIVRADVNEIKVGHHTNIQDGAVIHCTYEKAATHIGNHVTIGHRAIVHGCTLEDKVMIGMGAIVMDHAVVESGAMVAAGAVVLENTIVEANSIYAGVPAKKIKAVGPENRAMMERIALNYIKYAQWYK
- a CDS encoding DUF4114 domain-containing protein, which gives rise to MNKLQHISHKIQLLLILTLLVFNSCNEDPFEIPQAQQRISINSDKSDLNRRVRIPEYEEMLSLYDAPVDAFQNNARLNNIEPASSDYVLIMRAEVNPPDVQGNALRASHVFIEGDKAFVSYNTEGPEYMGGVEVFDISNIKAPSLIFQMIVEDTDYSSIFYEDGKIYLAGATKNVDDFGLNSNAVLEIVHYPSEEGSENQMIDISSYTATDVKVHGNYIYVTSGSHGGITVLDKETLEEVSSTGMDDARSIAFNDEYYAVMQGTPARVKVYRTSDHSYVNGFTVGGANTPESKSILNITNDKIFVPAGKEGLKILNFSNGELLSVMGLPIMEGIDQEMIVTNGVSVNEEKIFSANGAAGMYLSTQHTNSTALLGSVSFQASANYVESRGPVMFVATGAGGLKIIEIVVYNPGEGDYIPGDEWDEEGTPKNLCERATEVDENLENLMINNFIETANLIDRKPAYFADGVVTDLFIEEDTDLKITFYSEATLYQNTLGYYIYDPQNPPNSREEIKNMTILYPNASAKGSGGNLSKGDKVCLNDLKAGSAIGFFLVTKGWNGTEVTAGQYTHFTTKRLNKDRPKRYQQASLLLRAEEHKIGILSFEDIRLPGGDKDYDDVIFLLEPTNANSVDFSKLTPIH
- a CDS encoding alpha/beta hydrolase, producing MYSEYHILQMMKSGIKRRKFIQNTSLLLSTAGFTTLSTMIQDDKPRDPEPPFSGEEIYLWDEGSPNNGSHADYRPKIRLYYPSLRQNLYENRKFPVVLICPGGGYVRQAHHEGQPFAQLFAMHGIVGAVLTYRVHPDLHPGAYADAARAMRLLRSRAEKYQLDAERVGIMGFSAGGHLASMIATQPALYEESEDDLTEQFSARPDKVILGYPVISFSEYAHEGSVKAQLGNQPDPQMREQLSNQKRVTKDTPPVFLFHAADDQGVPVQNSLMYASACLEHEVPVELHVFPKGGHGMGMALENPSLSIWSENLMNWMGDWKLG
- a CDS encoding helix-turn-helix domain-containing protein, encoding MNTVNDLGKRIRYARKKSGMSQEKLAQTLGITTGGVGNYETGKSKPSIDILIKLSDKLNVTVDWLIKGGSESDYELESISNKPQDNGTFGEDIEKKMMRTLIEELKRDKEYLQILLKNVTSGKDEVIDFLAESLPKVFSSSVTPARYALQ